A DNA window from Chloroflexota bacterium contains the following coding sequences:
- a CDS encoding adenylate kinase: MFIVLLGAPGAGKGTQAKILAQKTGLPHISSGDIFRENLKNQTELGKVAQQYMERGDLVPDDVTIAMIRDRLSRPDCARGAILDGFPRTPAQAEALDAMLADLGGKVGVVPFIKVPEDELVERLSGRLICKAQGHIFHKKFNPPKVPGVCDYDGSELYQREDDKPEVVRNRIRVYLEQTMPLVAYYRQRGLLVEIDGTQPIDQVTEALWAALPEEAKRV, encoded by the coding sequence GTGTTCATCGTGCTGCTGGGTGCGCCGGGCGCAGGCAAAGGCACCCAGGCCAAGATCCTGGCCCAAAAAACCGGCCTGCCGCACATTTCGTCGGGCGATATCTTTCGCGAGAACCTGAAAAACCAGACAGAACTCGGTAAAGTGGCACAGCAATACATGGAAAGAGGCGATCTCGTGCCCGACGATGTCACCATCGCCATGATTCGGGACCGCCTTTCCCGCCCTGACTGCGCCCGCGGCGCCATTCTCGATGGCTTCCCGCGCACCCCGGCTCAGGCCGAAGCCCTCGATGCCATGCTGGCTGACCTGGGTGGCAAAGTGGGTGTGGTGCCGTTCATCAAAGTGCCGGAAGACGAACTTGTGGAACGCCTTTCCGGGCGGCTGATTTGCAAAGCCCAGGGGCACATTTTCCACAAGAAATTCAACCCGCCGAAGGTGCCGGGCGTGTGCGATTACGACGGCTCGGAACTTTACCAGCGGGAAGATGACAAGCCCGAAGTGGTGCGCAACCGTATTCGGGTGTACCTGGAACAAACCATGCCGTTGGTTGCTTATTACCGGCAACGCGGCTTGCTGGTCGAAATTGACGGCACGCAGCCCATCGACCAGGTGACGGAAGCCCTCTGGGCTGCACTGCCGGAGGAAGCAAAGCGCGTATGA